The genomic interval CAGGAGCACCAGTAGACGAGCGCACATCGCTAGAGACAAGAGTCCCCGGTTTTTGAAGAAGGGTAAAGAAAAATCCTTCACCACGCACTTGATCCGTATAGCATTGATATCCAAAGCGCTCGGCGTTTCCAATGCGCTCAATTCCCCAGTCTCGGTTTAAAGGAACCTCTAAGACTCGAGCATTCAAATGTGACCAAGCATCAAGATTCTCAGCGGGATCAAAGGTACAAGTAGAGTAAAGCAAGAATCCGCCAGGTTTTAAGGCAGGCCATACGTCGTCCAAGATTTGGCTTTGTCGGGTGCTGCACTGTTGGCCTGACTCCGGAGTCCACTCCTTCCGCGCAGTCTCATCTTTGCGAAACATTCCTTCTCCTGAACAGGGCGCGTCGACGACCACTAGATCGAAGGTCTCTTCATGCGGAGTGAAATGCTCCGGCGCATTATTGGTCACGGCAATACGCGGGCTTCCCCAGCGCAGAACGTTTTCCTTTAAAATAGATGCCCGTTTCGGAATGATTTCGTTGGCCGTGATGTAATGTGAATCGGGTAGACACTGGTCTAGAAGGAGGGTTTTTCCTCCGGGAGCTGCCGAAAGATCCAATGCGTGGGCGCTTTCCGGTAAAATCGCTCCAAGATGAAGAAGAGCTTGCTCGAGCAACATGCTGCTTGGTTCTTGAACGTAGTATACGCCGGCATGCCACCAAGGATCGGCGGCAAAAACGGGTCTGTGATCAAGATAGTACCCGTGGGAGCTCCACGCGACCGGTTCTAGGTCTGGAGCAGGACGCTTCCAGGAATTCCAACGAATACTCAGTGTTGGGTCTTCATCTAAGGACTTGAGAAGGTTTGTCGCACGCAGAGGTGCATCGCGCCGTAGGCGCAAAACAAATTCTTCCGGTAGGGGGGTGTTCACTTATTCAACCACTTCGACCCCGCGCCAAAAGGCCACGTAGTTCTTGATTTTCTCAGCGGCACTCTTGGTGTTGGGGTAGTACCAAGAGGCGTTTTCATTGACCTCACCGTCTACTTTGACGTGACGGTAACTCGCTGTTCCTTTCCAAGGGCAAACAGTATGGTAGTCGCTGTCTGAGAAGAATTCGGACTTAATGGATTCTGGTGGGAAATAGTGATTGTTTTCTACGACAATCGTGTCTTCTGATTCTGCAATCACTTGTCCTTTCCAAATAGCTTTCATGCTTGTGCGTTTTGATGGAGATGTACATCTCGTTGTGGGAATGGAATAACGATTCCCGCAGCCTCAAGTTCAATTTTTCCTCGTTCGATACAATCGAAGTAAACATCCCAATAATCATCTGGGTGACAGTGTGGTCGTGCGGCAATTTCGACAGAACTGTCTCCCAGGCCGGATACGCCTACAAATGGAGCTGGGTCCTCTAAAGATTTGGGATGTTCGCTCAAAACTTTGAGCAGGACCTCTTTGGCCTTAGCTATATCGTCGCTGTAGCTAATTCCAAAGGTTAGATCAATCCGGACGAACTCCTTGGCACTATAGTTCTTCATGGAGCCATTACTCAGAGCTCCGTTGGGAAGAATGACCAAGCGGTTTTGTGGAGTCAAAATCTTGGTGACAAAAATCTGGATCTCTTCAACGACCCCTAAGTGTCCCTGAGCCTCGATTAAATCGCCCACTTTGAAGGGCTTGAAGATCAAGAGCAATACACCACCGGCTAAATTGGCAAGCGATCCTTGAAAGGCGAGTCCAATGGCTAAACCCGCGGCACCGAGTACGGCGACAAAAGACGTGGTTGCAATTCCGACCATTCCGGCCACAGAAATGACCAGAAGTGCCTTTAAGCCCCAACTCACCAAACTTTTCATGAAGGGGCGCAAGGTCTCATCGACATCCCTTTTCTCCATGATTTTAACGGTCTGTTTGGTGATGACCTTGATGATGCGCAATCCAATAATGAGGACCAGGATGGCGCCAACGACCTTGGGGCCAAATTCTGTTAACAGGTTCCAACCTTTTTCAGTCAACTGATCGATGTTTTCCATTCTATAGCGTATTAAAATGTTGTTGGATCATGTCCTGGACGATCTGAATGGTGAAGGGTTTGGCGATAAAGTCGGACATACCGGCTTCAATACATCGCTGTTGGTCTTCTACCATGGCGTTCGCCGTCATGGCTATGATCAAGGGTTTATGTTGCTTGTCCGAAGATAGAATTTTTCGGGTCGAATCCAGTCCGTCCATTTCAGGCATTTCCATGTCCATAAAGACTAAGTCGAAATCGATCTGTTCGCAAAGTTCATGGGCTTCCAATCCGTTCGCTGCCAAGTTTGGTTCATATCCGAGTTTCCCAAGCATGTGGGTAATCACTTTTTGATTGATCGGATTGTCTTCGGCAACCAAGATCCGAACTCGGTTTTCGCCTTCTTCGGGCTTTACCTCTTGGCGGAATAAATTGTCCGACTCAGACTCTGTGTCGATTCGATGATCAAGGCCCAGCGCTTTCGCAATTTGCTTGTACAACCGCAGCCTGCTGACCGGTTTTGTCAAATACCCATTCAATTCCGCTCGATCGTCTTGATGAATCAAATCGCCAATACTGGAGAGAATAATCACCGGCAGGTCTTTTTTAGAGAACTCGTGTCGGATGTTTTCGGTCCATTGGAGACCGTCCAAATCAGGCATATTCATATCCACCAAGGCCAAGTCGAAGTTTTTCTCACCGTCCTTTACCCACCGCAAGGCCTCCAATGGGTCTGTAGTGCTCTCAAAGCGGACATCTAGAGGAGCCAATTGTTTTTCTAGAATCTTCAAGTTCGTTTTGTTGTCATCCAACAGGAGTAGATTCTTGTGTTCTAATTGGTGAAGGTCAATGATGTGTTTTTTAGCGGAAAGCTCTGTGCCTTTTACCAGTGGGACTGTAAAGAAGAAGCTCGTCCCTTTTCCTTCGGTGCTGCGAACCCAGATGCGTCCTCCAAGAGCTTCAACAATCTTTTTACATATGGCCAAACCAAGGCCCGTGCCGCCGTATCGTCGAGTAGTGGAGGCGTCTACCTGGGTAAAGCTCTGAAAGAGTCGGTGCAATCGATCCTCCGGAATACCGATACCGGTATCTTCCAAGTGAAAGAGAAGTTCTGGACCCCGTTCCGTTCGCTGCGCACTCACATTCAAATAGATTTCGCCTTTTTCGGTGAACTTGACGGCGTTGTTGGCCAAGTTGACTAGGACTTGGCGTAAGCGCGTGGAATCGGAGATCATAGAATGGGGGACATCCTCTTCGAGGAAGTACATTAATTCCAAGTTCTTAGAACGCGCAACACTGCTGATCAAATCAAAAGTATCTTCCACGATATCAGCCACATAGAACTCGGCGTGTTCCAATTCCAACTTTCCGGATTCAATCTTGGAGTAGTCCAAGATGTTGTTAATCACCCCGAGCAGATTCTCTCCAGAGACCTTGATGGTGCGCACGTAGTCATCTTGCTCTTCAGATAGTTTCGTCTCCGCCAATAATCCCGACATGCCAATCACCGCATTCATCGGTGTGCGAATTTCGTGACTCATGGTTGACAGGAACTGCGACTTTGCTCGAGCACCGGCTTCCGCTTCTTCTTTGGCCGCAATGAGTTCTTGCTCATATTCTTCGCGCCTCTTGACCTCTATTTCGAGCTGGACCTTTTGCTTTTCAAGTTTTTGAGTGCGCTCAATGACTTTGTCTTCTAGAGACCGATTGTATTCAATAAGTCGGTCTTCGCGGCGGCCGGCAAAAGAGGCAAAAAGGCCCAAAAAGAAGGGTGCGGTGTCGATAATGAGAAGAAGGCCGTCTTGGTGATGCAGTTCTGTAATGGAGAGCTCTGGATGGTCTTGGGCGCGAATAATGGTCGCTACCAGCGGGAAGAACAATCCGAACAGCGCTCCGTAGAGCGTATATCGAAGGGTGGAGTTCATAGCGTTGTTTTGAGAGGGCTAGTGAATGTACGACTTCTCGCAGATTAGAAACAAAAAAAGGCCACCTCTAGAGGTAGCCTTTTCACTTGATATTGTTCCATGCTTATGCGTCGATCAAATCGTAGCTGCGCTTGATGAAGCTGGTAAGCGCCTCACCCTTAAGCATGTTTTGACTCAGCTTGGCCAAATCTACACCTTGATTAATCAGCGCCGTTCGTTTGTTTTCGTCCGACTCTCCTTGGATTCGTCCGACCAATGGATGGTTGACATTCACAATCAGATTGAAGCTGTCCGGCAAATTACCCATACCCATCATGCCGCCGCCGGTCATGCTCATTTCCTTCATTCGGCGCATGAACTCGGGCTGTGTTATAGAAAAGGCCGGAGATTTTTCACTCTGGGCCTCCAAAGCCACCGTGAATTCTGCTCCTTGAAGAGCGGCTTCAATAACCGGCTTCAATGCTTCTTTTTCCTCTTCTGAAAGCTTGCTTGGATGCTCGTCGTCCTTGGCGATGAGCTTTTCAATAGGGTCACTGTCCACACGAGCGAAGGATACTTTGTCTCCGTCCATTTCTAGACGCTGCAAAAGGTGTCCTACGATGGGACTATCCAAGTTCAACACGTCGTATCCGAAACCTTTGGCCTCTTCAATGAAACCGTGCTGCTCTTCTGGATTGTTGGTATACAAGATGACCAGCTTTCCATCCTTATCCGTTTGCGCATCTTTTACCTTTTCGGTGTACTCCTCAAACGTGAAATGCTTGCCCTCTACATTCGGGTATAGGTTGAATTTCTTCGCTTTCTCAAAGAACTTCTCTTCGCTGAGCATTCCATACTCAATAATGACCTTGATGTCTTCCCAAATGGATTCTAGGCGTTCGCGATCATTCTTGAAGAGTTCTTCCAGTTTGTCCGCTACTTTTTTGGTGATGTGTGAAGAGATTTTCTTCACATTGCTATCGCTCTGCAAGTATGAGCGCGACACGTTCAACGGAATATCCGGAGAGTCAATCACCCCTTGCAACAAAGTCAAAAAGTCAGGTACAATACCTTCAACGCTGTCCGTCACAAAGACCTGATTGCTGTACAACTGGATCTTGTCCTTTTGTACCTCGATGTTGTTCTTGATTTTAGGGAAGAACAATACTCCAGTCAAGTTGAACGGATAGTCCACGTTCAAGTGAATGTGGAAGAGCGGCTCGTCGAACTGCATCGG from Cryomorphaceae bacterium carries:
- a CDS encoding rRNA methyltransferase; the protein is MNTPLPEEFVLRLRRDAPLRATNLLKSLDEDPTLSIRWNSWKRPAPDLEPVAWSSHGYYLDHRPVFAADPWWHAGVYYVQEPSSMLLEQALLHLGAILPESAHALDLSAAPGGKTLLLDQCLPDSHYITANEIIPKRASILKENVLRWGSPRIAVTNNAPEHFTPHEETFDLVVVDAPCSGEGMFRKDETARKEWTPESGQQCSTRQSQILDDVWPALKPGGFLLYSTCTFDPAENLDAWSHLNARVLEVPLNRDWGIERIGNAERFGYQCYTDQVRGEGFFFTLLQKPGTLVSSDVRSSTGAPEVPWALKATQTPREVLLNGIRYISKGPQLSEEKGGELRPTTEAVWSRACRVDLPHIELDRDQALSYLHGGDLRIEATDPGMVVLAYRDVPLGMGKQVRGRINNGYPKGYRLRKHPSSLEAGALPW
- a CDS encoding DUF427 domain-containing protein, coding for MKAIWKGQVIAESEDTIVVENNHYFPPESIKSEFFSDSDYHTVCPWKGTASYRHVKVDGEVNENASWYYPNTKSAAEKIKNYVAFWRGVEVVE
- a CDS encoding mechanosensitive ion channel — encoded protein: MENIDQLTEKGWNLLTEFGPKVVGAILVLIIGLRIIKVITKQTVKIMEKRDVDETLRPFMKSLVSWGLKALLVISVAGMVGIATTSFVAVLGAAGLAIGLAFQGSLANLAGGVLLLIFKPFKVGDLIEAQGHLGVVEEIQIFVTKILTPQNRLVILPNGALSNGSMKNYSAKEFVRIDLTFGISYSDDIAKAKEVLLKVLSEHPKSLEDPAPFVGVSGLGDSSVEIAARPHCHPDDYWDVYFDCIERGKIELEAAGIVIPFPQRDVHLHQNAQA
- a CDS encoding response regulator, whose amino-acid sequence is MNSTLRYTLYGALFGLFFPLVATIIRAQDHPELSITELHHQDGLLLIIDTAPFFLGLFASFAGRREDRLIEYNRSLEDKVIERTQKLEKQKVQLEIEVKRREEYEQELIAAKEEAEAGARAKSQFLSTMSHEIRTPMNAVIGMSGLLAETKLSEEQDDYVRTIKVSGENLLGVINNILDYSKIESGKLELEHAEFYVADIVEDTFDLISSVARSKNLELMYFLEEDVPHSMISDSTRLRQVLVNLANNAVKFTEKGEIYLNVSAQRTERGPELLFHLEDTGIGIPEDRLHRLFQSFTQVDASTTRRYGGTGLGLAICKKIVEALGGRIWVRSTEGKGTSFFFTVPLVKGTELSAKKHIIDLHQLEHKNLLLLDDNKTNLKILEKQLAPLDVRFESTTDPLEALRWVKDGEKNFDLALVDMNMPDLDGLQWTENIRHEFSKKDLPVIILSSIGDLIHQDDRAELNGYLTKPVSRLRLYKQIAKALGLDHRIDTESESDNLFRQEVKPEEGENRVRILVAEDNPINQKVITHMLGKLGYEPNLAANGLEAHELCEQIDFDLVFMDMEMPEMDGLDSTRKILSSDKQHKPLIIAMTANAMVEDQQRCIEAGMSDFIAKPFTIQIVQDMIQQHFNTL
- the htpG gene encoding molecular chaperone HtpG, with translation MAKGKINVQSENIFPIIKKFLYSDHEIFVRELISNAVDATQKLQTLARLGEFNGEIGETRIEVSIDKEAKTLTFKDRGLGMTGEEVKKYINQVAFSGAKEFMSQYEGQMDGAGIIGNFGLGFYSSFMVSDKVEINTKSFKEGEGTEAVRWECEGDPEYRLTKSKKEERGSEIILHISEDSEEFLEESRIREILNKYCKFLPVEIQFGTKEVTEGEGDDAVTEVVPDIINNPAPAWTKAPSSLEEEDYKNFYRELYPMQFDEPLFHIHLNVDYPFNLTGVLFFPKIKNNIEVQKDKIQLYSNQVFVTDSVEGIVPDFLTLLQGVIDSPDIPLNVSRSYLQSDSNVKKISSHITKKVADKLEELFKNDRERLESIWEDIKVIIEYGMLSEEKFFEKAKKFNLYPNVEGKHFTFEEYTEKVKDAQTDKDGKLVILYTNNPEEQHGFIEEAKGFGYDVLNLDSPIVGHLLQRLEMDGDKVSFARVDSDPIEKLIAKDDEHPSKLSEEEKEALKPVIEAALQGAEFTVALEAQSEKSPAFSITQPEFMRRMKEMSMTGGGMMGMGNLPDSFNLIVNVNHPLVGRIQGESDENKRTALINQGVDLAKLSQNMLKGEALTSFIKRSYDLIDA